A single genomic interval of Oryza sativa Japonica Group chromosome 7, ASM3414082v1 harbors:
- the LOC9266793 gene encoding uncharacterized protein → MARNTVFRFQVTNAGEEEEPEERQIAVDPFSLRQFSRLDIDGPLPIPSVSVDHHHHHAPHARPGPALVLAGASASVPTSPRRVSAWDAPPTRWDAHLAVVAAAPAARVASSDVMAPPRTAISRSRSCAGAAEAELDDDEFDVILSSSERKASAPQRWGSDVPLIGAGDGAEDSTGYAAADARGKSGRRKWKRGGGAAPFTCCLYLPGLGTRRTAKPSPPTAAARASSLPSSPATFRGGGGGGGVESDPGTARASTMSLAMSLERFDCGSCSTSSRSGLALDGEAGSSYFDLPLELILGCDGDDEADLPVHAAFMFDSDGIRKSVLKKGVRRAAAAAARPSVGKMSTDGPDRISGRHVRFYVTSGSSPTSTPAVVSVLAGER, encoded by the coding sequence ATGGCGCGAAACACCGTGTTCCGATTCCAAGTGAccaacgccggcgaggaggaggagcccgagGAGAGGCAGATCGCCGTCGACCCTTTCTCGCTCCGGCAGTTCTCCCGCCTCGACATCGACGGGCCACTGCCCATCCCTTCCGTCTCcgtcgaccaccaccaccaccacgcgccgcacgcgcgcccGGGCCCGGCTCTGGTACTCGCCGGCGCCAGCGCCAGCGTGCCGACGTCGCCGCGGCGGGTGTCTGCCTGGGACGCGCCTCCCACCAGGTGGGACGCGCACCTGGCGGTCGTGGCGGCCGCGCCTGCTGCGCGCGTCGCGTCGTCGGACGTGATGGCGCCGCCCAGGACGGCGATCTCGAGGAGCAGGtcctgcgccggcgccgcggaggcggagctggaCGACGACGAGTTCGATGTGATCCTGTCGTCCTCGGAGCGGAAGGCGAGCGCGCCGCAGCGGTGGGGCAGCGACGTGCCTCTCATCGGTGCGGGCGACGGCGCCGAGGACTCGACGGGCTACGCCGCCGCGGACGCGCGCGGCAAGAGCGGCCGCCGCAAGTGGaaacgcggcggcggggcggcgccgtTCACGTGCTGCCTCTACCTCCCAGGGCTCGGCACCAGGAGGACGGCCAAGCCTTCAccacccaccgccgcggcgcgcgcatCGTCGTTGCCGTCGTCACCGGCAACgttccgtggcggcggcggcggcggcggcgtggagtcCGACCCAGGCACGGCGCGGGCGAGCACCATGTCGCTGGCCATGTCGCTCGAGCGGTTCGACTGCGGCTCGTGCTCAACGTCGTCCCGCTCCGGCctcgccctcgacggcgaggccggctCGTCGTACTTCGACCTGCCGCTGGAGCTCATCCTGGgatgcgacggcgacgacgaggcagACCTGCCGGTGCACGCCGCGTTCATGTTCGACAGCGACGGCATAAGAAAGAGCGTGCTCAAGAAGGGCgtgcgccgcgcggcggcggcggcggcgcggccgtcggTGGGGAAGATGTCGACGGACGGGCCAGACCGCATCTCGGGGCGCCATGTGAGATTCTATGTGACGTCAGGGTCATCGCCGACATCGACGCCGGCCGTCGTaagcgtcctcgccggcgagcgttAG